A single genomic interval of Arachis duranensis cultivar V14167 chromosome 7, aradu.V14167.gnm2.J7QH, whole genome shotgun sequence harbors:
- the LOC107459905 gene encoding ribonuclease 3-like protein 1 isoform X1 has product MDSDKGILERTPLQKGDTCDSEKNASSQSPHEQDGTAVVLGMNKKPARSNLYEICAANHWKPPLFECYKKDGPCHQIMFTFKVTIEIEDASRNIIECYGAPQRKKKTAADDAAEGALWYLKNIGYGMKNK; this is encoded by the exons ATGGATTCTGATAAGGGCATCTTGGAACGTACTCCCTTGCAAAAGGGAGACACTTGTGACTCTGAGAAGAACGCGTCCTCCCAGTCTCCACATGAACAAG ATGGAACTGCTGTGGTTCTAGGTATGAATAAAAAACCTGCGAGATCAAATTTGTACGAGATCTGTGCTGCAAACCATTGGAAGCCCCCTCTATTTGAATGTTACAAAAAGGATGGTCCATGCCATCAGATAAT GTTTACCTTCAAGGTTACTATTGAGATAGAAGATGCATCGAGGAACATTATAGAGTGCTATGGTGCCCCTcaacgaaaaaagaaaacagcCGCAGACGATGCAGCTGAGGGAGCTTTGTGGTATCTAAAGAATATAGGCTACGGGATGAAGAACAAATAA
- the LOC107459905 gene encoding ribonuclease 3-like protein 1 isoform X2 codes for MDSDKGILERTPLQKGDTCDSEKNASSQSPHEQGMNKKPARSNLYEICAANHWKPPLFECYKKDGPCHQIMFTFKVTIEIEDASRNIIECYGAPQRKKKTAADDAAEGALWYLKNIGYGMKNK; via the exons ATGGATTCTGATAAGGGCATCTTGGAACGTACTCCCTTGCAAAAGGGAGACACTTGTGACTCTGAGAAGAACGCGTCCTCCCAGTCTCCACATGAACAAG GTATGAATAAAAAACCTGCGAGATCAAATTTGTACGAGATCTGTGCTGCAAACCATTGGAAGCCCCCTCTATTTGAATGTTACAAAAAGGATGGTCCATGCCATCAGATAAT GTTTACCTTCAAGGTTACTATTGAGATAGAAGATGCATCGAGGAACATTATAGAGTGCTATGGTGCCCCTcaacgaaaaaagaaaacagcCGCAGACGATGCAGCTGAGGGAGCTTTGTGGTATCTAAAGAATATAGGCTACGGGATGAAGAACAAATAA
- the LOC107459575 gene encoding ATPase 9, plasma membrane-type, which produces MTSLEDIKKETVDLERIPVEEVFRELNCTKDGLSSEEGQKRLEVFGPNKLEEKKESKVLKFLGFMWNPLSWVMELAAIMAIALANGGNEPPDWQDFVGIVVLLIINSTISFIEENNAGNAAAALMAGLAPKTKVLRDGRWSEQDAAILVPGDIISIKLGDIVPADARLLEGDPLKIDQSALTGESLPVTRCSGDEVFSGSTVKQGEIEAIVIATGVHTFFGKAAHLVDSTNQVGHFQQVLTAIGNFCICSIALGMIVEIIVMYPIQHRRYRSGIDNLLVLLIGGIPIAMPTVLSVTMAIGSHRLSEQGAITKRMTAIEEMAGMDVLCSDKTGTLTLNKLTVDTNLIEVFSKDTDKNTVILLGARASRVENQDAIDACIVGMLGDPKEAREGIQEVHFLPFNPVDKRTAITYIDAEGNWHRVSKGAPEQIIELCNLREDVAKKAHSIIDKFADRGLRSLAVGKQAVPEKNKDSPGGPWEFVGLLPLFDPPRHDSAETIRRALELGVNVKMITGDQLAIGKETGRRLGMGSNMYPSSSLLGQHKDDSIVGLPVDELIEKADGFAGVFPEHKYEIVKRLQDRKHICGMTGDGVNDAPALKRADIGIAVADATDAARSASDIVLTEPGLSVIVSAVLTSRAIFQRMKNYTIYAVSITIRIVLGFMLLALIWKFDFSPFMVLIIAVLNDGTIMTISKDRVKPSPVPDSWKLKEIFATGVVLGTYLAVMTVIFYWAAHASDFFSDNFGVRSIRNNERELIAAVYLQVSIVSQALIFVTRSRSWSYVERPGVLLVVAFLIAQLIATIIAVYAHWDFARIEGIGWGWAGVIWLYSIVFYIPLDILKFIIRYALTGKAWDNITESRVAFTSKKDYGRGEREAQWATAQRTLHGLNPPETDQILNDKNNFRELSELAEQARKRAEVARLRELHTLKGHVESVVKLKGLDIETIQQHYTV; this is translated from the exons ATGACGAGCCTCGAAGACATCAAGAAGGAGACTGTTGATCTT GAGCGGATTCCTGTTGAAGAAGTGTTCCGAGAATTGAACTGTACAAAGGATGGACTCAGCTCTGAGGAAGGCCAAAAGAGATTGGAAGTTTTTGGCCCAAACAAGTTGGAAGAAAAGAAG GAGAGCAAGGTGCTCAAGTTCTTGGGCTTCATGTGGAATCCTCTTTCATGGGTGATGGAACTAGCTGCCATCATGGCCATTGCATTAGCAAATGGAGGG AATGAGCCACCGGATTGGCAAGATTTTGTGGGTATAGTAGTGCTGTTAATCATAAACTCCACCATCAGTTTTATAGAAGAGAATAATGCAGGAAATGCTGCAGCAGCACTCATGGCAGGTCTTGCCCCTAAAACGAAG GTTCTGAGAGATGGAAGATGGAGTGAGCAAGATGCTGCTATATTAGTGCCAGGAGACATAATAAGCATCAAGTTGGGAGACATCGTCCCAGCTGATGCCCGTCTATTGGAAGGAGATCCCCTCAAGATAGATCAATCCGCGCTCACCGGTGAGTCCTTGCCTGTAACTAGGTGCTCCGGCGATGAAGTCTTCTCCGGTTCCACAGTAAAACAGGGAGAGATTGAGGCCATTGTGATTGCCACCGGAGTCCACACCTTCTTCGGTAAGGCTGCTCACCTTGTGGATAGCACTAACCAAGTTGGCCACTTCCAACAG GTGTTGACAGCCATTGGTAACTTCTGCATTTGCTCTATTGCCCTGGGAATGATCGTAGAGATTATAGTCATGTATCCCATTCAGCACCGCAGGTACAGGAGCGGCATTGACAATTTGTTGGTGCTTCTCATTGGAGGAATTCCCATTGCCATGCCAACTGTCTTGTCTGTAACCATGGCTATCGGTTCCCATCGCCTATCGGAGCAAGGTGCTATCACTAAGAGGATGACAGCCATTGAGGAGATGGCCGGCATGGATGTTTTGTGCAGTGACAAAACTGGCACCCTAACATTGAACAAACTCACCGTCGATACCAACTTGATTGAGGTCTTCTCCAAAGATACCGATAAGAACACTGTAATTCTTCTTGGAGCTAGGGCCTCCAGGGTTGAAAACCAAGATGCTATTGATGCTTGCATTGTAGGAATGTTGGGTGATCCAAAGGAG GCTAGAGAGGGCATTCAAGAGGTGCATTTCCTTCCCTTCAATCCAGTGGATAAGCGTACAGCCATAACATACATTGACGCCGAGGGTAACTGGCACCGAGTAAGCAAAGGGGCACCAGAGCAG ATTATTGAACTCTGCAACCTCCGGGAAGATGTGGCAAAGAAGGCCCATTCCATTATTGATAAGTTTGCTGACCGCGGCCTCCGCTCCCTTGCTGTCGGCAAACAA GCAGTACCAGAGAAGAACAAGGACAGCCCAGGAGGACCATGGGAATTTGTAGGGTTGTTGCCTCTGTTTGACCCACCCAGACATGACAGCGCAGAGACCATCAGGCGTGCTCTCGAGTTGGGAGTGAATGTTAAGATGATCACCGGTGACCAGTTGGCCATTGGTAAGGAGACTGGTCGCAGGCTTGGCATGGGAAGTAACATGTACCCCTCTTCCTCCCTCCTTGGTCAGCACAAAGATGATTCCATTGTTGGCCTTCCTGTTGATGAGCTTATTGAGAAGGCTGATGGCTTTGCTGGCGTCTTCCCTG AGCACAAGTATGAGATTGTAAAGAGACTCCAGGACAGGAAGCACATTTGTGGGATGACTGGGGATGGTGTGAATGATGCTCCTGCCTTGAAAAGAGCAGACATCGGAATTGCAGTGGCTGATGCAACCGATGCGGCGCGAAGTGCCTCCGACATAGTGCTCACAGAACCAGGGTTGAGTGTGATTGTGAGTGCAGTTCTGACCAGCAGAGCCATCTTCCAGAGAATGAAGAACTACACCATATATGCTGTTTCCATAACAATTCGGATCGTGTTGGGCTTCATGCTGCTTGCTCTCATCTGGAAATTCGATTTCTCGCCTTTTATGGTTTTGATCATTGCTGTACTAAACGATGGCACCATCATGACCATTTCCAAGGATAGGGTGAAGCCATCTCCCGTACCAGACTCATGGAAGCTTAAGGAGATTTTCGCCACAGGCGTGGTGCTTGGTACCTACCTAGCCGTTATGACAGTTATTTTCTATTGGGCTGCTCATGCATCCGATTTCTTCTCG GACAATTTTGGTGTGAGATCCATTAGGAACAACGAACGCGAGCTGATAGCAGCAGTGTACCTTCAAGTGAGTATTGTGAGTCAGGCTCTGATCTTCGTGACTCGATCGAGGAGTTGGTCTTACGTTGAACGCCCCGGCGTCTTGCTTGTTGTTGCCTTCCTCATTGCACAGCTG ATTGCGACCATCATAGCTGTATATGCACACTGGGATTTTGCGAGGATTGAAGGGATTGGATGGGGCTGGGCTGGTGTCATTTGGCTTTACAGCATTGTTTTCTACATTCCATTGGATATCCTTAAATTCATCATCCGATATGCTTTGACCGGCAAGGCTTGGGATAACATCACTGAGAGCAGG GTTGCTTTCACCTCCAAGAAGGACTAcggaaggggagagagagaggcaCAGTGGGCCACAGCACAACGCACACTTCATGGCCTCAATCCTCCTGAAACAGATCAAATACTGAATGACAAGAACAACTTCAGGGAGCTGTCCGAACTCGCAGAACAGGCAAGAAAGCGTGCTGAAGTTGCGAGGTTGAGGGAGCTTCACACACTCAAGGGCCACGTGGAGTCTGTTGTCAAACTCAAGGGGCTTGACATTGAGACTATTCAACAGCATTACACCGTTTGA
- the LOC107459546 gene encoding deSI-like protein At4g17486, translated as MGWRKGRRRKKRSSGCEPVYLNVYDVSPTNGYSYWLGLGVYHSGVEVYGVKYAFGAHESSWSGIFEGEPKKCEGFKFRKRVMIGKTGMGESEVKAVMEELGGEYRGNAYNLISKNCNHFSNAASRRLTGKSIPAWVNRLAKFGICCRCVVPPVRLDATMTTTHRTINCDNMTTCQLPAYRETLEPHQYK; from the exons ATGGGTTGGAGGAAGGGCCGCCGGCGGAAGAAAAGGAGTTCAGGATGTGAGCCGGTGTATCTGAACGTTTACGATGTTTCCCCCACGAACGGCTACTCCTACTGGCTCGGCCTCGGAGTGTACCATTCCGGGGTGGAAG TTTACGGCGTTAAGTATGCTTTCGGGGCTCACGAGAGTTCGTGGTCGGGGATATTCGAAGGAGAACCGAAGAAGTGCGAAGGATTCAAGTTCAGGAAGAGGGTGATGATAGGGAAGACGGGGATGGGAGAAAGTGAGGTGAAGGCAGTGATGGAGGAGCTTGGCGGAGAGTACAGAGGGAATGCATACAATTTGATAAGCAAGAACTGCAACCATTTCTCCAACGCCGCCTCTCGCAGGCTCACCGGAAAATCTATTCCCGCTTGGGTGAATCGCCTTGCCAAATTCG GGATATGTTGCAGATGTGTTGTGCCGCCGGTGAGATTGGATGCAACCATGACCACTACTCACCGCACCATTAATTGCGACAACATGACAACCTGCCAATTGCCCGCCTACAGGGAAACACTAGAACCGCACcaatataaatag
- the LOC107459936 gene encoding Golgi SNAP receptor complex member 1-1: MEVTASWDSLRQQARKLQAQLDEQMSLYRKLVSANISTKSDAAESDLESWIERLLKQLQQVNSQMKAWVSSGGSEMVSHTLTRHQEILQDLTQEFYRLQSSLRAKQEHASLLDDFREFDRTRLDLEEGAGSEQQTLLKEYASISRSTGQMDTVISQAQATLGSLVHQRSTFGGINSKLSNMSSRLPTVNNILSAIRRKKSRDTIILSLVISVCTFLILIYWLTK, from the exons ATGGAGGTCACCGCTTCGTGGGATTCCCTCCGCCAACAG GCAAGAAAGCTCCAAGCTCAGCTGGATGAGCAAATGAGTTTGTACCGCAAATTGGTGTCAGCAAACATTTCTACGAAATCTGATGCTGCTGAGAGTGATTTGGAGTCTTGGATTGAGCGGCTACTCAAACAACTCCAACAAGTAAACTCTCAGATGAAAGCCTGGGTGTCATCCGGTGGGTCAGAAATGGTTTCTCATACTCTAACTAGACACCAAGAAATTCTTCAAGATCTCACCCAG GAGTTTTATCGCCTCCAGTCTAGTCTTAGAGCAAAGCAAGAACATGCTTCACTACTAGATGATTTTAGAGAGTTCGATCGGACAAGATTAGACCTGGAAGAGGGTGCAGGTTCTGAACAGCAAACCCTCCTAAAAGAGTATGCATCTATAAGCCGAAGCACCGGACAG ATGGACACTGTTATTTCTCAAGCACAAGCAACGCTGGGTTCACTAGTCCACCAGCGCTCAACTTTTGGTGGAATCAATTCAAAGCTCAGCAATATGAGCAGTCGCCTCCCCACG GTAAATAACATCCTATCAGCAATAAGGAGAAAAAAATCAAGGGATACAATAATTCTTTCGCTTGTCATATCCGTGTGCACGTTCTTGATTTTAATATACTGGCTAACCAAATAA
- the LOC107459620 gene encoding uncharacterized protein LOC107459620, which yields MEDADADPWLAADKAYHVMFCFVLTFLFHSAASLTPHPFLRRQSIPLASMASLLAGAAKEAADHLGYFRSAGASLKDALADLLGVILATSLLSLGTLRIKRSIPPPPPDRGISLV from the coding sequence ATGGAGGACGCAGACGCAGACCCGTGGTTGGCGGCGGACAAGGCCTACCATGTCATGTTCTGCTTCGTGCTCACTTTTCTCTTCCACAGCGCCGCATCCCTCACCCCACACCCTTTCCTTCGCCGCCAGTCAATTCCCCTCGCATCCATGGCTTCTCTCCTGGCTGGCGCCGCTAAAGAAGCCGCCGACCACCTGGGCTACTTCCGATCCGCCGGAGCATCCCTGAAGGACGCCCTCGCCGATCTGCTTGGCGTCATCCTCGCtacatctcttctctctcttggCACTCTCAGAATCAAACGCTCTATTCCTCCTCCTCCCCCTGATCGCGGAATATCGCTGGTTTGA